One genomic window of Osmia bicornis bicornis chromosome 5, iOsmBic2.1, whole genome shotgun sequence includes the following:
- the LOC114876904 gene encoding facilitated trehalose transporter Tret1-like, with amino-acid sequence MDLGILRQMFIGIICNLLVIDSGLNEGWSTPIIPKFQQDDPLKVSTDQIVWVVNLMYVGVGLGSLVPFLLMDRIGRKGTLLFATIPKISSWFLIGLADTIPQLYAGRILAGVGCGITYAVMPMYLGEVSSKRTRGPLGTLMAVLLNTGMMLAYAIGLWVSRFTMSMISVAIPILFLVMFVWLPESSVFLTKKKKLTSAERTLKWALGKEDVVEELEEIKRIVATEDLKPDMTFAGSLKEMFTKRQNLKAFRIALIVLSALTLTGAAPLLAYQSFIFEEAGFDISTNISIVITGCAIVLAGAVCVALVRITGKRLLLLISAPICVLSLMIMGIFFGLLSRGEDVSNLRWVPSVFLVIYVLGYGLALNPIPLAYVGEIFHIDVKVPAAIFCSLYYAITTTTVVKFYQVLQESYGTFMPMFAFTAITAFVWLLIYRYVPETEGKTLEEIQTELKSKN; translated from the exons ATGGATCTCGGAATACTAagacaaatgtttattggaaTTATCT GCAACCTTCTGGTGATCGATAGCGGATTGAACGAAGGATGGAGCACTCCTATCATACCAAAGTTCCAACAAGACGATCCTTTAAAGGTGTCCACCGATCAAATAGTCTGGGTGGTGAATTTGATGTACGTTGGAGTTGGTCTTGGTTCGCTTGTACCGTTTCTTTTGATGGACAGGATTGGTCGTAAGGGAACTTTGCTGTTCGCTACGATACCAAAGATTTCCAGCTGGTTTCTGATCGGTCTGGCAGACACCATTCCGCAACTTTACGCGGGTCGAATATTGGCAGGCGTTGGGTGCGGGATAACGTACGCGGTGATGCCGATGTATCTCGGCGAGGTTAGCAGTAAAAGGACACGCGGTCCTTTag GTACACTGATGGCGGTGCTGTTGAACACGGGCATGATGTTAGCGTACGCGATCGGTCTATGGGTGTCACGGTTTACCATGTCCATGATATCGGTCGCGATTCCCATCTTGTTCCTCGTGATGTTCGTCTGGTTACCGGAGAGTTCCGTGTTCCtcacgaagaagaagaagcttACGTCTGCGGAGAGAACGTTAAAATGGGCATTGGGCAAAGAGGACGTGGTGGAGGAACTGGAGGAGATCAAACGGATCGTGGCTACGGAGGATTTGAAGCCGGATATGACGTTTGCTGGATCTTTGAAGGAGATGTTCACGAAAAGACAGAATCTGAAAGCTTTTCGCATAGCTCTGATAGTATTGAGCGCTTTAACGCTAACGGGCGCTGCGCCACTTCTCGCTTATCAGTCATTTATTTTCGAAGAGGCTGGCTTTGATATTTCCACAAATATCAGTATAGTGATCACCGGATGCGCGATTGTGTTAGCCGGTGCGGTGTGCGTAGCGTTGGTGAGGATTACAGGCAAAAGGTTGTTGCTTCTGATCTCAGCGCCAATTTGCGTCTTGTCCCTGATGATAATGGGCATCTTCTTCGGGCTGCTGTCGAGAGGAGAGGACGTCTCGAATCTGCGATGGGTGCCCTCCGTGTTCTTGGTGATTTATGTGCTTGGATACGGGCTCGCTTTGAATCCTATTCCGCTCGCATACGTCGGTGAAATCTTTCACATAGATGTGAAGGTACCAGCGGCGATATTCTGCTCTCTCTATTACGCCATTACCACAACCACCGTCGTGAAATTCTATCAG GTTTTGCAAGAGTCCTATGGAACATTCATGCCTATGTTTGCCTTCACTGCGATTACTGCTTTCGTATGGCTCTTGATTTATCGATACGTACCGGAAACGGAAGGGAAGACTTTGGAAGAGATACAGACCGAATTGAAGagcaaaaattaa